A genomic segment from Aegilops tauschii subsp. strangulata cultivar AL8/78 chromosome 1, Aet v6.0, whole genome shotgun sequence encodes:
- the LOC109743557 gene encoding disease resistance protein RGA2-like — translation MDLVIAAVAGDLSNRFISFLMNKYADHACLEDKVERLQQLLLRVGMVVEEADSRYITNSCMLIQLKTLAAAMYQGHHALDTIKYGKQKDVAEELVCDAFALSVSTPCKRSRTFGKRATNRVLEPELQSALQNLEASVANMAEFVVLLGGCERISRRPYDAYLYIDNFMFGRHVEKQQIIRFLLHHNTPGSPAVLPIIGGAGVGKKTLVAHVCDDERVRSHFSVILHLNGDHLFRMTDHERLSGRILVVIEFVSYIDEDDWTTFYHFVMNMDRGSKVMILGRSAELEKFGTVKPISLKCLALEEFRYLFKTLAFGSANPTDYPRLVAMVEEFVMVLGGSLILANVLADALRKNLGARFWMYRLNAVRDMVKANISCFGAHPQMLLNQGHPVHLIGGNILSPAAPSRVVDCAIGMANAPEDGLPRIMFGDLISAAGHLVLPKGDFRLISWESRLPPYTQFIHLVHSVPSCRNDKTVTPLSGKKRPGLFA, via the coding sequence ATGGATCTTGTCATAGCCGCTGTCGCAGGTGATCTCTCGAACCGTTTCATCTCTTTCCTGATGAACAAGTACGCAGATCACGCGTGCTTGGAGGACAAGGTGGAGAGACTGCAACAGCTCTTGCTGAGAGTTGGCATGGTTGTTGAGGAGGCAGACTCGCGGTACATCACCAACTCTTGTATGCTCATACAGCTGAAGACCCTGGCGGCAGCCATGTACCAAGGCCACCATGCACTCGACACCATCAAGTATGGGAAACAGAAGGATGTTGCAGAGGAATTGGTATGTGACGCATTCGCCTTATCTGTCTCCACTCCTTGCAAACGTTCTCGCACATTCGGTAAACGTGCAACAAACAGGGTTCTCGAACCAGAGTTGCAAAGCGCGCTGCAGAACCTAGAGGCTAGTGTTGCTAACATGGCGGAGTTTGTCGTGCTTTTGGGGGGATGCGAGCGCATCTCCCGTAGACCCTATGATGCATATCTTTACATCGATAACTTCATGTTTGGTCGCCATGTCGAGAAGCAGCAGATCATCAGGTTCTTGCTGCACCACAACACCCCTGGTTCTCCGGCCGTGCTTCCAATCATTGGTGGTGCTGGAGTTGGGAAGAAAACTCTTGTCGCCCATGTATGCGACGATGAGAGGGTGCGTTCTCACTTTTCTGTGATTTTGCACCTGAATGGAGATCACCTTTTCAGAATGACAGACCATGAAAGATTGTCAGGGAGGATATTGGTAGTTATTGAGTTTGTTTCATATATAGATGAAGATGACTGGACAACATTCTATCATTTTGTTATGAACATGGACAGGGGAAGCAAGGTGATGATCTTAGGTCGATCCGCAGAGCTAGAGAAGTTTGGAACAGTTAAACCTATATCCCTGAAATGTTTGGCATTAGAAGAGTTCAGGTACCTGTTCAAGACACTCGCATTCGGAAGTGCGAACCCAACAGATTATCCGCGATTAGTCGCGATGGTCGAAGAGTTTGTCATGGTGTTGGGAGGGTCACTCATCTTAGCAAATGTGCTTGCAGATGCACTGAGGAAAAATCTAGGTGCCCGTTTCTGGATGTACAGGTTGAACGCGGTCAGAGATATGGTCAAGGCGAACATTTCTTGTTTTGGCGCCCATCCACAGATGCTTCTGAATCAAGGTCACCCAGTGCACCTAATCGGCGGCAACATTTTGTCTCCTGCTGCTCCATCGCGCGTTGTAGACTGTGCTATCGGTATGGCTAATGCGCCGGAAGATGGTCTACCTAGGATTATGTTTGGGGACTTAATATCAGCAGCAGGTCACCTTGTCTTACCCAAAGGAGATTTTAGGCTAATCTCATGGGAATCAAGGCTACCGCCTTACACACAATTTATTCACTTGGTGCACTCTGTTCCAAGCTGCCGCAATGATAAAACTGTAACACCCTTGTCAGGGAAGAAGCGTCCGGGTTTATTTGCCTAA
- the LOC109743548 gene encoding disease resistance protein RGA2 produces the protein MVIEEADRRYITNLGMLEQLSMLADAMYRGYWALDASRYISLQESMEEEGEVRNPSSPKRLRMVHGSARENKDTYPVDLKGALESLEDVVAGMTEFVVLLGGCDRMLRQPYDAYLYNDNIMFGRHAEKQKLMNFMLEHGSSGGVPAVLPVIGGPMVMKRTLLAHVCKDERVRSHFSSILHLNGDSFSTLADHDHSLLLGKILVVVELVSDVDEDDWAKFCLAVATSMDNGSKVVIISQLKSTERLGTVESILLNTLSYEEFSYLFKTLAFGSANPVQHPRLARIADELAREFQYDSSLGAAILFADLMRRNLSVHF, from the coding sequence ATGGTCATCGAGGAGGCGGACAGGCGGTACATCACCAACTTGGGGATGCTGGAGCAGCTCAGCATGCTCGCGGATGCCATGTATAGAGGCTACTGGGCACTCGATGCGTCCAGATACATCTCACTCCAAGAGTccatggaggaggagggggaggttCGCAATCCATCTTCTCCCAAACGTTTGCGCATGGTCCATGGCAGTGCTAGAGAGAACAAGGACACGTACCCCGTCGACTTGAAGGGCGCGTTGGAGAGCTTGGAGGATGTAGTTGCTGGCATGACGGAGTTTGTTGTTCTTTTGGGTGGATGTGACCGTATGCTGCGACAACCATACGATGCGTATCTATACAACGACAACATCATGTTTGGACGACACGCTGAGAAGCAAAAGCTCATGAACTTCATGTTGGAGCACGGCTCTTCCGGTGGTGTTCCGGCTGTTCTCCCGGTCATCGGTGGTCCAATGGTCATGAAGAGGACTCTGCTCGCCCATGTATGCAAGGACGAGAGGGTCCGCTCACACTTCTCTTCGATCCTGCACCTGAATGGAGATTCCTTTAGTACACTGGCAGACCATGATCATAGCCTCTTGCTAGGCAAGATACTAGTGGTTGTTGAGCTTGTTTCAGATGTTGACGAGGACGATTGGGCCAAGTTCTGTTTAGCCGTAGCAACAAGCATGGACAATGGAAGCAAGGTGGTCATCATCAGCCAGCTTAAAAGTACGGAGCGACTCGGAACAGTTGAGTCAATCCTTCTCAATACCCTGTCATATGAGGAGTTCAGCTACCTCTTCAAGACACTAGCGTTCGGGAGCGCGAATCCGGTACAGCACCCACGGTTAGCACGGATAGCAGACGAGTTGGCCAGGGAATTCCAGTACGATAGCTCACTCGGCGCTGCGATTCTGTTTGCGGACCTGATGAGGAGGAACCTTAGCGTCCATTTCTAG
- the LOC109743556 gene encoding uncharacterized protein, which produces MELAISAAAGELMSRFISFLANKYHSSHEYSEEKELKRLQKLLLRAPTVIEEADGRYITNSGMLVQLSMLADTMYQGYWALGASSYISLEESIEEGEVRSPSAPKRFRMVLCSARKNKATYPVNLQGALESLEDVVAAMTEFVVLLGGCDHHGGLMSGKILVVVELVSDVEEEDWAKFCSFVVSMDSGSKVIIVSWLKSTEQLGTVPIFLNTLSYEEFSYLFKTLPFGSANPAQHPRLARIADELAREFQSEWSIGTANLFADIMRRNLSVHFWLCILSGLRRVVERNLSLFGEHPKLLARRRHQIDVTDLVLHPRILHSGSCIPVPVAAAALKLRRKGNCYRA; this is translated from the exons ATGGAGCTTGCCATATCCGCAGCAGCAGGTGAActcatgagccgattcatctccttCCTTGCCAACAAGTACCACTCGAGCCACGAATACTCGGAAGAGAAGGAGCTGAAGAGGCTGCAGAAGCTGCTCCTGAGAGCTCCCACGGTCATCGAGGAGGCAGACGGGCGGTACATCACCAACTCTGGGATGCTGGTGCAGCTCAGTATGCTTGCGGACACCATGTACCAAGGCTACTGGGCACTAGGTGCATCCAGCTACATCTCACTTGAAGAGTCCATAGAGGAGGGGGAGGTTCGCAGTCCATCTGCTCCCAAACGTTTTCGCATGGTTCTTTGCAGTGCTAGAAAGAACAAGGCCACATACCCCGTCAACTTGCAGGGCGCGTTGGAGAGCTTGGAGGATGTAGTCGCTGCCATGACGGAGTTTGTTGTTCTTTTGGGTGGATGCGACC ACCATGGTGGTCTTATGTCAGGGAAGATACTGGTGGTTGTCGAGCTTGTCTCAGATGTCGAGGAGGAGGATTGGGCCAAGTTCTGCTCATTCGTGGTGAGCATGGACAGTGGAAGCAAGGTGATCATCGTCAGCTGGCTTAAAAGTACAGAGCAACTTGGAACAGTGCCAATCTTCCTCAACACCCTGTCATACGAGGAGTTCAGCTATCTCTTCAAGACACTACCATTCGGGAGCGCAAACCCGGCGCAGCACCCACGGTTAGCGCGGATAGCAGACGAGCTGGCCAGGGAATTCCAATCCGAATGGTCAATCGGCACTGCAAATCTATTTGCAGACATCATGAGGAGGAACCTCAGTGTCCATTTCTGGCTTTGCATCTTGAGCGGGCTGAGAAGGGTAGTCGAGAGGAACTTATCCCTGTTTGGGGAGCACCCGAAGCTCCTCGCCCGGAGACGCCACCAGATAGACGTTACTGACTTGGTCTTGCATCCCAGGATTCTCCACTCCGGGTCGTGTATTCCTGTACCAGTGGCAGCAGCCGCACTGAAGTTACGGCGGAAAGGGAATTGCTACCGAGCGTGA